From a region of the Scyliorhinus torazame isolate Kashiwa2021f chromosome 15, sScyTor2.1, whole genome shotgun sequence genome:
- the lipt2 gene encoding octanoyl-[acyl-carrier-protein]:protein N-octanoyltransferase LIPT2, mitochondrial, with amino-acid sequence MPFLKPVIEVVNLGRISYGEGLQAQRRFIRRHLNALSQCSTAGSPLNALLLCEHQPVYTIGIRTARYPIEEEERLKQLGAEFYRADRGGLITFHGPGQLVCYPILNLAHFRKSVRWYVGELERTVIQLCHRFGINGETSPDTGVWVRDEKICAIGIHCGRYITSHGLALNCNTDLHWFSHITPCGIEGKGVTSLSQTLKREVTVSEAMEPFLETFAEQFNCLLRR; translated from the exons ATGCCCTTTTTGAAGCCTGTGATCGAAGTGGTGAACCTGGGCAGGATATCCTATGGAGAGGGGCTGCAAGCACAGCGGAGGTTCATCCGGCGCCACCTCAATGCCTTGTCTCAGTGCTCCACCGCCGGGTCTCCACTCAATGCCCTGTTGCTGTGTGAGCACCAGCCTGTCTACACTATTGGGATCAGGACGGCCCGGTATCCCATCGAGGAGGAGGAGCGACTGAAGCAGCTGGGGGCAGAGTTCTACCGGGCCGACCGGGGGGGCCTGATCACCTTCCACGGCCCCGGGCAGCTGGTGTGTTACCCCATCCTCAACCTGGCTCACTTCAGGAAGAGCGTGCGGTGGTACGTGGGCGAGTTGGAGAGGACTGTCATCCAGCTGTGCCACAGGTTTGGGATCAATGGAGAGACATCGCCTGACACTGGAGTGTGGGTTAGAGATGAGAAGATCTGCGCTATTG GGATTCATTGCGGCAGATACATCACCTCTCACGGGCTGGCGCTGAACTGCAACACTGACCTCCACTGGTTTTCTCACATCACCCCCTGCGGCATTGAGGGGAAAGGGGTCACGTCCCTGAGTCAAACGCTGAAGAGGGAGGTGACTGTGTCAGAGGCTATGGAGCCTTTCCTGGAGACATTCGCCGAGCAGTTCAACTGTCTGCTGAGACGTTAG